From one Catellatospora sp. IY07-71 genomic stretch:
- a CDS encoding carboxypeptidase-like regulatory domain-containing protein, which produces MDLRNLSRMAATGLTALLVTSLAYAPAAAVAEQPPALLEGRITDAATGAGLAGACVDLENTTFLGTITSVCAGADGRYALDARLVTNLNVRTRAHAEGYADGWGLGYRHRFGSGIAGLVPGATVVRDFALSREAGVLRGTLRYPSGDPASLVTLEIRANADGTPAVARVRTGLDGTWELPNTAPGGYRVTSTFSTPALDAGPYAVTAGATTTADLTLVDDAPELVELSGTVRDAAGEPVPAARVTLWLLGYGDVWSVEADAAGRYAFPRVPYDYVGQHFLVARAPGFADVWTGDKPHPQSAYRLWAVPERPGGWTVDFVLRPAPGTVVGTLTDAAGLPAMGQVQLRQSTGGALHTVVSGPDGRYRIPNVRPGEVTAQYVTGGPLQYAAGKVTLAEADVYPVAPGATVTVDNRLHGRTGVLEVRTVDAVSGALVAACVWTDGTRKCDPSGVHRFDGLLPGTRSVTADAWPVHSGLGENVVVRPDGVTPMTLKLGPLTHAEARVARAADGTLPAVCVRLVAVFGTAQWAPDAKHFCNHDGAGGEVRESFGTTVEPGRFQAFVEPHDTSRFGRQWLGATGGTGRRAQAAVLDFRQGKGSALPTITVDGSGGIHGRIDSPLPTEGARCVRYAPKFLTGDGACAEPGADYSITGLGPYEWELEISDKLHQTALTWSGGASDRTTAAGVKVTAGQTTRFDQTLRVWGSRIVVGGPDEWAVITAHSAITGDEVAMSDSRQDWTLWGLPAGPVYLHFAGATDCWYRVGARPSDAWDRAQRVGGALTVPADGIAYITVKPGVNCFPRTPTLLSPAGGPSLSGDLRAEVTAAVTTAVRTLTAGTRRPAR; this is translated from the coding sequence ATGGACCTTCGCAACCTGTCGCGGATGGCCGCGACCGGCCTCACCGCGCTGCTCGTCACCTCACTCGCCTACGCACCGGCCGCCGCCGTGGCCGAGCAGCCGCCCGCGCTGCTGGAGGGGCGCATCACCGACGCGGCCACCGGTGCCGGTCTCGCCGGCGCCTGCGTCGACCTGGAGAACACCACCTTCCTCGGCACGATCACGAGCGTGTGCGCGGGCGCCGACGGCCGGTACGCGCTCGACGCGCGGCTGGTGACCAACCTCAACGTGCGCACCCGCGCCCACGCGGAGGGCTACGCCGACGGGTGGGGCCTGGGCTACCGGCACCGCTTCGGCTCCGGCATCGCCGGCCTGGTGCCGGGTGCCACCGTCGTACGCGACTTCGCGCTGAGCCGCGAGGCGGGCGTGCTGCGGGGCACCCTGCGCTACCCGTCCGGCGACCCGGCGAGCCTGGTGACGCTGGAGATCCGCGCGAACGCCGACGGCACCCCGGCGGTCGCCCGCGTGCGCACCGGGCTCGACGGCACGTGGGAGCTGCCGAACACGGCCCCGGGCGGCTACCGCGTCACGTCCACCTTCAGCACCCCGGCGCTGGACGCCGGACCCTACGCGGTGACCGCCGGGGCCACCACGACCGCGGACCTGACCCTCGTCGACGACGCACCGGAGCTCGTGGAGCTGTCCGGCACCGTCCGTGATGCCGCGGGCGAGCCGGTGCCCGCCGCCCGGGTCACGCTGTGGCTGCTCGGATACGGCGACGTGTGGTCCGTCGAGGCCGACGCCGCGGGCCGTTACGCCTTCCCGCGGGTCCCCTACGACTACGTGGGTCAGCACTTCCTGGTGGCTCGCGCACCGGGCTTCGCCGACGTCTGGACCGGCGACAAGCCGCACCCCCAGTCGGCGTACCGCCTGTGGGCGGTGCCGGAGCGTCCGGGCGGCTGGACGGTCGACTTCGTGCTGCGCCCTGCGCCGGGGACCGTCGTCGGCACGCTGACGGATGCCGCCGGCCTGCCCGCGATGGGCCAGGTCCAGCTCCGGCAGAGCACCGGCGGGGCGCTGCACACCGTCGTGAGCGGACCCGACGGCCGCTACCGGATCCCGAACGTCCGTCCCGGGGAGGTCACGGCGCAGTACGTCACCGGCGGCCCGCTGCAGTACGCCGCCGGCAAGGTGACCCTGGCCGAGGCCGACGTGTACCCGGTGGCCCCGGGCGCGACCGTCACCGTGGACAACCGGCTGCACGGCCGCACCGGCGTGCTGGAGGTCCGCACCGTCGACGCGGTCTCCGGCGCGCTGGTGGCGGCGTGCGTGTGGACCGACGGCACCCGCAAGTGCGATCCCTCCGGCGTGCACCGGTTCGACGGGCTGCTGCCCGGCACGCGCAGCGTCACCGCCGACGCCTGGCCCGTCCACTCGGGCCTGGGCGAGAACGTCGTGGTGCGTCCCGACGGCGTCACCCCGATGACCCTCAAGCTGGGCCCGCTGACCCACGCCGAGGCCCGGGTCGCCCGCGCCGCCGACGGCACGCTGCCGGCCGTCTGCGTGCGGCTGGTGGCGGTGTTCGGCACCGCGCAGTGGGCCCCCGACGCGAAGCACTTCTGCAACCACGACGGGGCCGGCGGCGAGGTGCGGGAGTCGTTCGGCACCACCGTGGAGCCGGGCCGCTTCCAGGCGTTCGTGGAGCCCCACGACACGAGCCGCTTCGGCCGGCAGTGGCTGGGCGCGACCGGTGGCACCGGCCGCCGGGCCCAGGCCGCCGTCCTCGACTTCCGCCAGGGCAAGGGCAGTGCGCTGCCCACCATCACCGTGGACGGGTCCGGCGGCATCCACGGCCGGATCGACAGCCCTCTGCCAACCGAGGGCGCGCGCTGTGTGCGCTACGCGCCGAAGTTCCTCACCGGCGACGGGGCGTGCGCCGAGCCCGGCGCGGATTACTCGATCACCGGCCTGGGGCCGTACGAGTGGGAGCTGGAGATCAGCGACAAGCTCCACCAAACGGCTTTGACCTGGTCCGGTGGGGCGAGCGACCGCACCACCGCGGCAGGTGTCAAGGTGACCGCGGGCCAGACCACCCGGTTCGACCAGACGCTGCGGGTCTGGGGCTCGCGGATCGTCGTCGGCGGCCCCGACGAGTGGGCCGTGATCACCGCGCACAGCGCGATCACCGGTGACGAGGTCGCGATGTCGGATTCGCGCCAGGACTGGACCCTGTGGGGCCTGCCCGCCGGCCCGGTGTACCTGCACTTCGCCGGTGCGACCGACTGCTGGTATCGCGTCGGCGCCCGCCCGTCGGACGCGTGGGACCGTGCCCAGCGGGTCGGTGGAGCGCTGACCGTGCCGGCCGACGGGATCGCGTACATCACCGTCAAGCCCGGCGTGAACTGCTTCCCGCGCACGCCCACGCTGCTGTCCCCGGCGGGCGGGCCGAGCCTGTCCGGTGACCTGCGGGCCGAGGTGACCGCGGCCGTGACGACCGCGGTGCGCACGCTCACCGCGGGCACGCGCCGCCCGGCACGGTGA
- a CDS encoding complex I subunit 1 family protein: MTWEIVLRVALVAVAFLTLPLLVGQTEHKVMAHMQSRLGPMYAGAFHGWAQLIADGVKFAQKEDITPRDADGPVFRLAPAVALLPYLLVLLVIPLGPGDLVGQQLDVGLFFVLAVVGIGVIAVLMAAWSSANKYSLLGGLRAAAQLLGYELPFVLAAASVAMAAGTLSLPGIVAAWQPWWLLWQLPAMVVFFVAGLAEIRRPPFDMPIADSELVFGYMTEYTGLRFAFFLLAEYVGIVVISALTAALFLGGWHGPWADSVGWLWMLLKTGLVAFVVIWLRVSWPRLREDQLQRLCWLVLVPLALFQLILTAGVRVALA, translated from the coding sequence ATGACCTGGGAGATCGTTCTCAGAGTGGCGCTGGTGGCGGTGGCGTTCCTGACGCTGCCGCTGCTGGTCGGGCAGACCGAGCACAAGGTGATGGCGCACATGCAGTCCCGGCTCGGGCCCATGTACGCGGGCGCGTTCCACGGCTGGGCGCAGCTCATCGCGGACGGGGTGAAGTTCGCGCAGAAGGAGGACATCACCCCGCGCGACGCCGACGGGCCGGTGTTCCGGCTGGCCCCGGCGGTGGCGCTGCTGCCGTACCTGCTGGTGCTGCTGGTCATCCCGCTCGGGCCGGGCGACCTGGTCGGGCAGCAGCTCGACGTCGGCCTGTTCTTCGTGCTCGCCGTGGTCGGCATCGGCGTGATCGCGGTGCTGATGGCCGCCTGGTCCTCGGCGAACAAGTACTCGCTGCTCGGCGGCCTGCGGGCAGCGGCGCAGCTGCTCGGGTACGAGCTGCCGTTCGTGCTCGCCGCGGCCAGCGTGGCGATGGCCGCCGGCACGCTGAGCCTGCCCGGCATCGTGGCCGCCTGGCAGCCGTGGTGGCTGCTGTGGCAGCTGCCCGCGATGGTGGTCTTCTTCGTCGCCGGGCTGGCCGAGATCCGGCGGCCCCCGTTCGACATGCCGATCGCCGACTCGGAGCTGGTCTTCGGCTACATGACCGAGTACACCGGCCTGCGCTTCGCGTTCTTCCTGCTCGCCGAGTACGTCGGCATCGTGGTGATCTCCGCGCTGACCGCGGCGCTGTTCCTCGGCGGCTGGCACGGCCCGTGGGCGGACAGCGTGGGCTGGCTGTGGATGCTGCTCAAGACCGGCCTGGTGGCGTTCGTGGTGATCTGGCTCCGGGTGTCCTGGCCCCGGCTGCGCGAGGACCAGCTGCAGCGGCTGTGCTGGCTGGTCCTGGTGCCGCTGGCGCTGTTCCAGCTGATCCTCACCGCCGGTGTGCGGGTGGCGCTGGCCTGA
- a CDS encoding NADH-quinone oxidoreductase subunit C, protein MTPEEIGARLSELVAGAQAGVSGGGAYARATVDVPAEQWVAALTAARDGLSCDFFDWLSAVDELDAGYDVVAHVWSTTERHGVLLRTRVPAEGASLPSAVAVYPGAAWHERETYEMFGIGFPGPLEPLLLPPEFEGHPLRKSFVLASRVAKPWPGAKEPGESETGSKRQAIRPPGVPAPGEWGPQS, encoded by the coding sequence ATGACGCCGGAGGAGATCGGGGCGCGCCTGAGCGAGCTGGTGGCGGGCGCCCAGGCGGGAGTGTCCGGCGGTGGGGCGTACGCCCGCGCCACCGTGGACGTGCCCGCCGAGCAGTGGGTCGCGGCGTTGACCGCCGCGCGGGACGGGCTGTCCTGCGACTTCTTCGACTGGCTGTCCGCCGTGGACGAGCTGGACGCCGGCTACGACGTGGTGGCGCACGTGTGGTCCACCACCGAGCGGCACGGCGTGCTGCTGCGCACCCGGGTGCCTGCCGAGGGCGCGTCGCTGCCGTCGGCCGTGGCGGTCTACCCCGGCGCGGCCTGGCACGAGCGGGAGACGTACGAGATGTTCGGCATCGGCTTCCCCGGCCCGCTGGAGCCGTTGCTGCTGCCGCCGGAGTTCGAGGGCCACCCGCTGCGCAAGAGCTTCGTGCTGGCCAGCCGGGTCGCCAAGCCGTGGCCCGGGGCCAAGGAGCCGGGCGAGTCGGAGACCGGCTCGAAGCGCCAGGCGATCCGCCCGCCGGGCGTGCCCGCGCCGGGGGAGTGGGGGCCGCAGTCATGA
- a CDS encoding SigE family RNA polymerase sigma factor, whose amino-acid sequence MAGHRDFAEFYAAAFHPLATQLFLHTGSAAEAQDVVQEAMCRAYDRWSSVAEHDDPVAWVRRVAWNLATSRWRRVRRGIELITRDRLVESTPGPNPDRIAIATALATLPARQRQAVILHYLEDLPIAEIAALTGAAEGTVKSWLHRARHTLASRLSEALPAAEEEEVDRV is encoded by the coding sequence GTGGCCGGACACCGCGATTTCGCGGAGTTCTACGCGGCCGCGTTCCACCCGCTGGCCACGCAGCTGTTCCTGCACACCGGGAGCGCCGCGGAGGCGCAGGACGTGGTGCAGGAGGCCATGTGCCGGGCCTACGACCGGTGGAGCAGCGTCGCCGAGCACGATGATCCGGTGGCCTGGGTGCGCCGCGTGGCGTGGAACCTGGCCACCAGCCGGTGGCGGCGGGTGCGCCGGGGGATCGAGCTGATCACCCGCGACCGGCTGGTTGAATCGACGCCGGGCCCCAATCCCGACCGCATCGCCATCGCGACCGCGCTGGCGACCCTGCCCGCCCGGCAGCGGCAGGCGGTCATCCTGCACTACCTCGAGGACCTGCCGATCGCCGAGATCGCGGCGCTCACCGGGGCCGCCGAGGGCACGGTCAAGTCGTGGCTGCACCGCGCGCGGCATACGCTGGCGTCCCGGCTCAGCGAGGCGCTACCGGCGGCGGAGGAGGAGGAGGTCGACCGTGTCTGA
- a CDS encoding DUF2252 domain-containing protein, whose protein sequence is MTRSEQILDVLVTEFGPLMTAEPAAFRRKFRKMASSAFAFYRGSAALFYADMTGQYADGAFLTEATSRVWIHGDLHAENFGTYMNADGVLVFNVNDFDEAYVGPFLWDLRRLCASIALLGYGKALSDHMIGHLVRSFAGAYLAELRAIAQGGDDAIGSLTLSTTTGPLHRVLQQARLNTRVELLDGLTVIDGYERRFAERDGVYRIDAATRATVEEAFRGYLGTLNPHHAHAGHRGIERTIKDVVLRKGVGIGSAGLPSYSLLLEGHTQALENDVVVYMKQAQTPAVSRYIDDARVRGYFLHQGHRTAESQRALQAAADAWLGYTELDGVGQLVAEVSPYAADLDWADVNEPDELVSVVRELGRAVARMHSVADDESSHDLVDFSTEEAIVAELDRDEQGFTGGLVEFAHAYGAQARADHQLFVDLFRNGAIPGV, encoded by the coding sequence ATGACGCGCTCCGAGCAGATCCTGGACGTGCTGGTCACCGAGTTCGGGCCGCTGATGACGGCCGAGCCGGCCGCGTTCCGGCGCAAGTTCCGCAAGATGGCCTCCAGCGCGTTCGCGTTCTACCGCGGCAGCGCGGCGCTGTTCTACGCGGACATGACCGGGCAGTACGCCGACGGCGCGTTCCTCACCGAGGCGACCAGCCGGGTGTGGATCCACGGCGACCTGCACGCGGAGAACTTCGGCACCTACATGAACGCCGACGGGGTGCTGGTCTTCAACGTCAACGACTTCGACGAGGCGTACGTCGGCCCGTTCCTGTGGGACCTGCGGCGGCTGTGCGCCAGCATCGCGCTGCTCGGCTACGGCAAGGCGCTGTCCGACCACATGATCGGCCACCTGGTGCGCAGCTTCGCGGGGGCGTACCTGGCCGAGCTGCGAGCCATCGCGCAGGGCGGCGACGACGCGATCGGCTCGCTGACCCTGTCCACCACCACCGGGCCGCTGCACCGGGTGCTCCAGCAGGCGCGGCTCAACACGCGGGTGGAGCTGCTGGACGGGCTCACCGTGATCGACGGGTACGAGCGGCGCTTCGCCGAGCGCGACGGGGTGTACCGCATCGACGCGGCCACCCGCGCCACCGTCGAGGAGGCGTTCCGGGGCTACCTGGGCACGCTCAACCCGCACCACGCGCACGCCGGTCACCGCGGCATCGAGCGCACGATCAAGGACGTGGTGCTGCGCAAGGGGGTGGGCATCGGCTCGGCGGGCCTGCCGTCGTACAGCCTGCTGCTGGAGGGCCACACCCAGGCGCTGGAGAACGACGTGGTGGTCTACATGAAGCAGGCGCAGACCCCGGCGGTCTCCCGCTACATCGACGACGCCCGGGTGCGCGGCTACTTCCTGCACCAGGGGCACCGGACCGCCGAATCGCAGCGGGCGCTGCAGGCCGCGGCGGACGCCTGGCTGGGCTACACCGAGCTGGACGGGGTCGGCCAGCTCGTCGCCGAGGTGTCGCCCTACGCCGCGGACCTGGACTGGGCCGACGTGAACGAGCCGGACGAGCTGGTCAGCGTGGTGCGGGAGCTGGGCCGGGCGGTGGCCCGCATGCACTCGGTCGCCGACGACGAGTCCAGCCACGACCTGGTCGACTTCTCCACCGAGGAGGCGATCGTCGCCGAGCTGGACCGTGACGAGCAGGGCTTCACCGGCGGCCTGGTGGAGTTCGCGCACGCGTACGGCGCCCAGGCCCGCGCCGACCACCAGCTCTTCGTGGACCTGTTCCGCAACGGCGCGATCCCCGGCGTGTGA
- a CDS encoding NADH-quinone oxidoreductase subunit B produces MALPSALPDPIKFVLNWGRRYSLWVFNFGLACCAIEFIASSMGRHDFMRLGVIPFAHGPRQADLMVVSGTVTDKMAPAVKRLYDQMPEPKYVISFGACSNCGGPYWDSYSVTKGVDQIIPVDVYVPGCPPRPEALLHGILRLQEKIAAEKSGFGGVHRPDAAALSAPVVNKPA; encoded by the coding sequence ATGGCCCTGCCGTCGGCGCTCCCGGACCCGATCAAGTTCGTGCTGAACTGGGGTCGGCGCTACTCGCTGTGGGTGTTCAACTTCGGGCTGGCCTGCTGCGCGATCGAGTTCATCGCCAGCAGCATGGGCCGGCACGACTTCATGCGGCTGGGCGTCATCCCGTTCGCGCACGGGCCGCGCCAGGCCGACCTGATGGTGGTGTCCGGCACGGTCACCGACAAGATGGCCCCGGCGGTCAAGCGCCTCTACGACCAGATGCCCGAGCCGAAGTACGTCATCTCGTTCGGCGCGTGCAGCAACTGCGGCGGGCCGTACTGGGACTCCTACTCGGTGACCAAGGGCGTGGACCAGATCATCCCGGTGGACGTGTACGTGCCCGGCTGCCCGCCCCGCCCCGAGGCGCTGCTGCACGGCATCCTGCGCCTGCAGGAGAAGATCGCGGCGGAGAAGTCCGGCTTCGGCGGCGTGCACCGCCCGGACGCGGCGGCGCTGTCGGCCCCGGTGGTGAACAAGCCGGCCTGA
- a CDS encoding MFS transporter — protein sequence MTSSVEVMEAPDEALPTRVRVGYSLGSLVTGAFGTVPGLLLLPYLTDTLGVAAGLAGLLVLLPKAWDVMLNPLAGRISDRTQTRWGARRPYLLFAGLAMATLFAGLFAAPFGINDAAGLYVAVMFLLTATAFAFFQVPYVAMPAEMTSSPSERTRLMTWRVALLATSILVSGAMAPIIRDAAGGGIPGYRWMAVFVAAIMVAGTLIVFVSTRSAPTGTITASEPSLRAQLKVVGANRPFRVLVACFVVQATGVACMLGGVEYFAKHVLGDASTTTALFAVVVSPALFVMPVWRRVGERLGKLKGYVIASITLTVATFALAAAPVLPHFAVYAIIAVIGFGYAGQQLFGLAMLPDCIAYDTARTGKRQAGVFTGVWTAGEALGLALGPFIFGIVLQLFGYISTTAGETVAQSDLAKTGVLLGFTVVPGLIVGIALVLLRGYDLGGDPASTESAPLPEPAPAR from the coding sequence ATGACATCCAGTGTGGAGGTGATGGAGGCCCCGGACGAAGCGCTTCCCACTCGCGTGCGGGTCGGATATTCGCTCGGCTCCCTGGTCACCGGTGCGTTCGGCACCGTGCCGGGGCTGTTGCTGCTGCCGTACCTGACCGACACCCTGGGCGTCGCCGCGGGCCTGGCGGGCCTGCTGGTGCTGCTGCCCAAGGCCTGGGACGTCATGCTCAACCCGCTGGCGGGCCGGATCTCGGACCGGACCCAGACCCGCTGGGGCGCCCGCCGGCCGTACCTGCTGTTCGCCGGTCTGGCCATGGCCACCCTGTTCGCGGGCCTGTTCGCGGCTCCGTTCGGGATCAACGACGCAGCCGGCCTCTACGTCGCGGTGATGTTCCTGCTCACGGCCACCGCATTCGCGTTCTTCCAGGTGCCGTACGTGGCCATGCCCGCCGAGATGACCTCCTCCCCGTCCGAGCGGACCCGGCTGATGACCTGGCGGGTGGCGCTGCTGGCCACCTCGATCCTGGTCTCCGGCGCGATGGCGCCGATCATCCGGGACGCGGCCGGCGGCGGCATCCCCGGTTACCGCTGGATGGCGGTGTTCGTCGCCGCGATCATGGTGGCGGGCACCCTGATCGTCTTCGTGAGCACCCGCTCCGCCCCGACCGGCACCATCACCGCCAGCGAGCCGTCGCTGCGCGCCCAGCTGAAGGTGGTCGGCGCGAACCGGCCGTTCCGGGTGCTGGTGGCCTGCTTCGTGGTGCAGGCGACCGGAGTGGCCTGCATGCTCGGCGGTGTCGAGTACTTCGCCAAGCACGTGCTGGGTGACGCGAGCACCACCACGGCGCTGTTCGCGGTCGTGGTCAGCCCGGCCCTGTTCGTGATGCCGGTGTGGCGCCGGGTCGGCGAGCGGCTGGGCAAGCTGAAGGGCTACGTGATCGCCTCGATTACGCTCACCGTGGCGACGTTCGCGCTGGCCGCCGCGCCGGTGCTGCCCCACTTCGCGGTGTACGCGATCATCGCGGTGATCGGCTTCGGCTACGCCGGGCAGCAGCTGTTCGGCCTGGCCATGCTGCCCGACTGCATCGCCTACGACACCGCGCGCACCGGTAAGCGCCAGGCGGGCGTGTTCACCGGCGTGTGGACCGCGGGCGAGGCGCTGGGCCTCGCGCTCGGCCCGTTCATCTTCGGCATCGTGCTCCAGCTGTTCGGCTACATCTCCACCACGGCGGGGGAGACGGTGGCGCAGAGCGATCTGGCGAAGACGGGAGTGCTGCTCGGCTTCACCGTGGTGCCGGGCCTTATCGTGGGCATCGCACTGGTGCTGCTGCGGGGGTACGACCTCGGCGGGGACCCGGCGAGCACGGAGTCCGCACCGCTGCCGGAGCCCGCGCCCGCGCGCTGA
- a CDS encoding gamma-glutamyltransferase — MRVPAGVAAGHPATAEVGLRVLESGGTAADAGVAAVLAACVAETIFTGLGGGGYATYFEASTGRVTCLDFFVAAPGLDGDRKAEPMTPIAVRFGDVPLPYEIGGASVAVPGVPAGCGEIHARWGRLPWAEVVAPAVELARTGTAMPQAHAVTLPALVEAMLPGDGGPAYAPGGRLLRGGDRLHHPGLADALAIIAEEGPGTCYTGKIGASIVESVRADGGALGPLDLSAYRVAEREVTTAPLAGRTVLGRADLNRTVETLRGLPPELPGLSHPERAVVLANALDVRGPDDRLGDTTNVTAVDPAGNACVITTTLGLGSGVWLPGLGVHLNSMLGEGELYSGDLPPGERLASMMCPLVVLDPTGALHLAVGSAGASRIRSALLTTLVGILIDDLPTSDAVCAPRLHPVDDVVHVEPHYPLPDEMALTEAGYAVNRWPTRSHYFGGVSAIGTAGAAGDPRRGGTSRLLPTP, encoded by the coding sequence ATGCGGGTACCTGCCGGTGTGGCAGCAGGCCATCCGGCCACCGCCGAAGTAGGCCTTCGGGTACTGGAATCGGGCGGAACGGCCGCCGACGCGGGGGTCGCGGCGGTGCTCGCCGCCTGCGTCGCGGAGACCATCTTCACCGGCCTGGGCGGTGGCGGCTACGCCACCTACTTCGAAGCTTCGACAGGACGCGTGACCTGCCTCGACTTCTTCGTCGCGGCACCGGGGCTGGACGGTGATCGCAAGGCGGAGCCGATGACCCCGATCGCGGTGCGGTTCGGCGACGTCCCGCTGCCGTACGAGATCGGCGGGGCCTCCGTGGCGGTGCCCGGGGTGCCGGCCGGGTGTGGCGAGATTCACGCCCGCTGGGGCAGGCTGCCCTGGGCCGAGGTCGTCGCGCCCGCCGTCGAGCTGGCCCGCACCGGCACCGCCATGCCGCAGGCGCACGCCGTCACGCTGCCCGCGCTCGTCGAGGCCATGCTGCCCGGCGACGGCGGGCCCGCGTACGCCCCCGGCGGCCGGCTGCTGCGCGGCGGCGACCGGCTGCACCATCCCGGGCTCGCCGACGCGCTCGCGATCATCGCCGAGGAGGGCCCCGGCACCTGCTACACCGGCAAGATCGGCGCGTCGATCGTGGAGTCGGTGCGGGCCGACGGCGGCGCGCTCGGCCCGCTCGACCTGTCCGCGTACCGCGTCGCCGAACGCGAGGTCACCACCGCCCCGCTCGCCGGGCGTACCGTGCTCGGCCGCGCCGACCTCAACCGCACCGTGGAGACCCTCCGCGGCCTGCCCCCCGAGCTGCCCGGACTCTCCCACCCCGAACGCGCCGTGGTGCTCGCCAACGCCCTCGACGTGCGCGGCCCCGACGACCGGCTCGGCGACACCACCAACGTCACCGCCGTCGACCCGGCCGGCAACGCCTGCGTCATCACCACCACGCTCGGCCTCGGCTCCGGGGTGTGGCTGCCCGGCCTGGGCGTACACCTCAACTCCATGCTCGGCGAGGGCGAGCTCTACTCCGGCGACCTGCCCCCCGGCGAGCGCCTCGCCTCGATGATGTGCCCCCTGGTGGTGCTGGACCCCACCGGCGCACTGCACCTGGCGGTCGGCTCCGCGGGCGCCTCCCGCATCCGCTCCGCCCTCCTCACCACCCTGGTCGGCATCCTCATCGACGACCTGCCCACCTCGGACGCCGTATGCGCCCCCCGCCTCCACCCGGTGGACGACGTCGTCCACGTCGAACCCCACTACCCCCTCCCCGACGAGATGGCCCTCACCGAGGCGGGATACGCGGTCAACCGCTGGCCCACCCGCAGCCACTACTTCGGCGGCGTCTCCGCCATCGGCACCGCCGGCGCCGCCGGCGACCCCCGCCGCGGCGGCACCTCCCGCCTCCTGCCCACCCCTTGA
- a CDS encoding MGMT family protein, with translation MTPEEYTEAVLRMVERIPSGRVMTYGAIADALADESGRNSARRVGTIMARHGGGVPWHRVVGAGGRLPPGHENEARRRLTAEGVPFRGDRVAPSAIN, from the coding sequence ATGACGCCGGAGGAGTACACCGAAGCGGTGCTGCGGATGGTCGAGCGGATCCCATCCGGGCGGGTGATGACCTACGGGGCGATCGCGGACGCCTTGGCGGACGAGTCCGGGCGCAACTCGGCCCGCCGGGTCGGCACGATCATGGCGCGCCACGGCGGCGGTGTCCCCTGGCATCGCGTCGTCGGCGCGGGCGGCCGCCTGCCTCCCGGCCACGAGAACGAGGCCCGCCGCCGCCTCACCGCCGAGGGCGTCCCCTTCCGCGGCGACCGCGTCGCCCCCTCCGCCATCAACTGA
- the proB gene encoding glutamate 5-kinase has protein sequence MRAVVTRARRVVVKVGSSSLTTAAGGLDPERLAALVGALCAVGERDGQREVVLVSSGAIAAGLAPLGLSKRPRDLATQQAAASVGQGRLMHAYTEEFSRHGRTVGQVLLTVDDVTRRKHYRNAYRTLRKLLDMRAVPIINENDTVATEEIRFGDNDRLAALVAALVQADLLVLLSDVDALYTGHPSQPDSRRVTEVTDFAQLASVSVSGAGSAGVGTGGMVTKVEAARIASDAGIPVVLTAAPLAAAALSGDDVGTLFHAAGVRATARLHWLAHATTARGRLHLDEGAVAAVVGRRASLLPAGITRVDGAFTAGDPVDLVDVAGRAVARGLVNYDALELPTLLGRSTIELAATLGPAYEREVIHRDDLVLL, from the coding sequence ATGCGTGCGGTAGTCACCCGGGCTCGGCGGGTGGTGGTGAAGGTGGGGTCGTCGTCGTTGACGACCGCTGCCGGGGGGTTGGATCCGGAGCGGCTGGCGGCGCTCGTGGGGGCGCTGTGTGCCGTGGGTGAGCGGGACGGGCAGCGGGAGGTCGTGCTGGTGTCGTCCGGGGCGATCGCGGCGGGGCTGGCTCCGCTGGGGTTGTCGAAGCGGCCGCGTGATCTGGCCACGCAGCAGGCGGCGGCCAGCGTGGGCCAGGGGCGGCTGATGCACGCGTACACCGAGGAGTTCAGCCGGCACGGCCGCACGGTCGGGCAGGTGCTGCTGACCGTGGACGACGTGACCCGGCGCAAGCACTACCGCAACGCGTACCGGACGCTGCGCAAGCTGCTGGACATGCGGGCCGTGCCGATCATCAACGAGAACGACACCGTCGCCACCGAGGAGATCCGGTTCGGCGACAACGACCGGCTGGCGGCGCTGGTCGCCGCGCTGGTCCAGGCGGACCTGCTGGTGCTGCTGTCGGACGTGGACGCCCTCTACACCGGGCACCCGTCCCAGCCGGACTCGCGCCGGGTCACCGAGGTGACCGACTTCGCGCAGCTCGCGAGCGTGTCGGTGAGCGGGGCGGGCAGCGCAGGAGTCGGCACCGGCGGCATGGTCACCAAGGTCGAGGCGGCCCGGATCGCGTCCGACGCGGGCATCCCGGTGGTGCTGACCGCCGCCCCCCTTGCGGCGGCCGCCCTGTCCGGCGACGACGTCGGCACGCTGTTCCATGCGGCGGGGGTACGCGCGACCGCCCGCCTGCACTGGCTCGCCCACGCCACCACGGCGCGCGGCCGCCTGCACCTCGACGAGGGCGCCGTGGCCGCCGTGGTGGGCCGCCGCGCCTCCCTGCTCCCGGCCGGCATCACCCGCGTCGACGGCGCCTTCACCGCCGGCGACCCGGTGGACCTGGTCGACGTCGCGGGCCGCGCGGTGGCCCGCGGCCTGGTCAACTACGACGCCCTGGAACTGCCCACCCTGCTCGGCCGCTCCACGATCGAGCTGGCCGCAACCTTGGGCCCCGCCTACGAGCGCGAGGTCATCCACCGCGACGACCTCGTGCTGCTGTAA